In Catenulispora sp. MAP5-51, a genomic segment contains:
- a CDS encoding (2Fe-2S)-binding protein, with protein MTTHTFVLNGEQVSVEAEDGVRLLWVLRDLLGVTGPKYGCALDVCKACTSHINGKAFNPCSVPVADIAPTDEITTIEGLAASVGADLHPMQQAWLDHDVAQCGYCQPGQIMAAVALVELVRSQGRAVTEADLDSLRNICRCGTYSRIRQAIVEGAQKM; from the coding sequence ATGACCACACACACTTTCGTGCTCAACGGCGAGCAGGTCAGCGTCGAGGCCGAGGACGGCGTCCGGCTGTTGTGGGTGCTGCGCGACCTGCTCGGCGTGACCGGGCCGAAGTACGGCTGCGCGCTGGACGTCTGCAAAGCCTGCACCAGCCACATCAACGGCAAGGCGTTCAACCCGTGTTCGGTCCCGGTCGCGGACATCGCGCCGACCGACGAGATCACCACCATCGAGGGCCTGGCGGCCAGTGTCGGCGCCGATCTGCACCCGATGCAGCAGGCGTGGCTGGACCACGACGTGGCCCAGTGCGGGTACTGCCAGCCCGGCCAGATCATGGCCGCGGTCGCGCTGGTCGAGCTGGTGCGCTCGCAGGGCCGGGCGGTCACCGAGGCCGATCTGGACTCGCTGCGCAACATCTGCCGCTGCGGCACGTACTCGCGGATCCGGCAGGCGATCGTCGAGGGTGCTCAGAAGATGTGA
- a CDS encoding sigma-70 family RNA polymerase sigma factor, with translation MGAARADWTADAFMAELFRVHSGPLLRYLLRLTLGDTARAEDLLQETMVRIWRHPENFGGEVEALRPLVFTVARRAAVDAARARGSRPQEVGDAEESGVDAFGAEEPEFERVLVAQVMKRALLKLSPEHRVMIVEVHFNGRTIEETAQLLGIPLGTARSRTYYAVRNLRKALADLGYER, from the coding sequence ATGGGTGCTGCGCGTGCGGACTGGACAGCGGACGCCTTCATGGCCGAGCTGTTCCGTGTGCATTCGGGCCCGCTCCTGCGCTATCTGCTGCGTCTGACCCTGGGGGATACGGCGCGCGCCGAGGATCTGTTGCAGGAGACCATGGTGCGGATCTGGCGCCATCCGGAGAACTTCGGCGGCGAGGTCGAGGCGTTGCGGCCGCTGGTCTTCACGGTCGCGCGGCGGGCGGCGGTCGACGCGGCGCGGGCTCGTGGCTCCCGGCCCCAGGAGGTCGGCGACGCCGAGGAGTCGGGGGTGGACGCGTTCGGGGCCGAGGAGCCGGAGTTCGAGCGCGTGCTGGTGGCGCAGGTGATGAAGCGGGCGTTGCTCAAACTCAGCCCGGAGCATCGGGTGATGATCGTCGAGGTGCATTTCAACGGCCGCACGATCGAGGAGACGGCTCAGCTGCTGGGGATTCCGTTGGGTACCGCCCGGTCTCGGACGTACTACGCGGTGCGGAACCTGCGGAAGGCGTTGGCCGACCTGGGGTATGAGCGCTGA
- a CDS encoding roadblock/LC7 domain-containing protein, translated as MSDTPTEPTTPTTPTTPTAPAGAELSRQAQDFSWTVDAFVRQTDGVTDAIVVSADGLPIAASETRGPDAADRLSAIVSGLASLAGAVTTTEDLGPLNKIILDLADGYLLVAAIGHRALLGVRALKESDLGTVAFEMTVYARQAGARLTPPLVRELQRARPL; from the coding sequence ATGAGCGACACACCGACAGAACCGACGACACCGACGACACCGACCACACCGACAGCACCGGCCGGGGCCGAACTCAGCCGGCAGGCGCAGGACTTCTCCTGGACGGTGGACGCCTTCGTCCGGCAGACCGACGGCGTCACCGACGCGATCGTGGTCTCCGCGGACGGGCTGCCGATCGCGGCGTCCGAAACCCGCGGCCCGGACGCGGCCGACCGGCTCTCGGCCATCGTCTCGGGGCTGGCGAGCCTGGCCGGCGCGGTGACCACCACCGAGGACCTGGGCCCGCTGAACAAGATCATCCTGGATCTGGCCGACGGCTATCTCCTGGTGGCGGCGATCGGACACCGGGCGCTGCTCGGCGTGCGCGCCCTGAAGGAATCCGATCTCGGCACGGTGGCCTTCGAGATGACCGTGTACGCCCGTCAGGCCGGCGCGCGCCTGACGCCGCCGCTGGTCCGCGAACTGCAGCGGGCCAGGCCGCTGTGA
- a CDS encoding ABC transporter substrate-binding protein has translation MRFADTRAAARPRLRHRHGHRRRIRALAVLAALACAPGLAAGCRASGPRSAADVGVGQVDPAARSQLPPEILARGLVTIATDPTYPPDEFRQSDGTLVGMDVDLARAVGAKLGVRVQFTQVQFRDILAGVQQGEYDIGVSSITDTTRREELGDFVTYFQAGSSLLVRGGNPLTLYPDDESLCGHRVAAQEGTVEVDPVLSSRSAQCVADGLRPITTVVVAAEADSRAAVLSGRADAMFEDAPIASYETAHSGGQLQTAGDQIDKAPYGFALAKEDKPMDDAILRAMQDLIDDGEYAAILSHWGLTAGRVPAATLDGAIN, from the coding sequence GTGAGGTTCGCGGACACCCGCGCCGCGGCTCGCCCCCGACTTCGGCACCGGCACGGGCACCGGCGGCGGATCAGAGCGCTGGCCGTCCTCGCGGCGCTGGCCTGCGCACCCGGGCTGGCAGCCGGGTGCCGGGCCTCCGGCCCCCGGTCCGCGGCGGACGTGGGTGTCGGCCAGGTCGATCCGGCGGCCCGCTCGCAGCTGCCGCCGGAGATCCTGGCCCGCGGGCTCGTGACGATCGCGACCGACCCCACGTACCCGCCCGACGAGTTCCGCCAGTCCGACGGCACGCTGGTGGGCATGGACGTGGACCTGGCCCGCGCGGTCGGGGCCAAGCTGGGCGTGCGAGTGCAGTTCACCCAGGTGCAGTTCCGGGACATCCTCGCGGGAGTGCAACAAGGGGAGTACGACATCGGGGTGTCCTCGATCACCGACACCACGCGCCGGGAGGAACTGGGCGACTTCGTCACCTACTTCCAGGCCGGCTCCTCGCTGCTGGTGCGCGGCGGCAACCCGCTGACGCTCTATCCGGACGACGAGTCGCTGTGCGGGCACCGGGTCGCAGCCCAGGAGGGCACCGTCGAGGTGGATCCCGTGCTGTCCTCGCGGTCGGCGCAGTGCGTCGCCGACGGCCTGCGCCCGATCACCACGGTCGTGGTGGCCGCCGAGGCCGACTCCCGGGCCGCGGTGCTCAGCGGCCGTGCCGACGCGATGTTCGAGGACGCCCCGATCGCCTCGTACGAGACGGCGCACTCCGGCGGCCAGTTGCAGACCGCCGGCGACCAGATCGACAAGGCTCCCTACGGTTTCGCGCTGGCCAAGGAGGACAAGCCGATGGACGACGCCATCCTGCGCGCGATGCAGGACCTCATCGACGACGGCGAGTACGCGGCCATCCTGTCCCACTGGGGCCTGACCGCCGGCAGGGTCCCGGCCGCGACGCTGGACGGAGCGATCAATTGA
- a CDS encoding molybdopterin cofactor-binding domain-containing protein, translating to MADHGSSQRQDTAEPDAGLRRRRFLGFLVAAPTLAVAVDWAQPAPAGAAVVTLPQPEDLFDLGDMQNLAAAPTSGLISVRLDADGTAFFAVPRAEVGQGMTTAVAMMVSEELDLPLDRIVVGLADARPELLMNQLTGGSNSMRSMYLPVRTAAAIARQRLVDTAAAQWNVPAADVSTAAGVVSGPGGLSATYGSLATAAAADQTVAVTASLKSPAQFGVLGTPRGRIDARDIVTGRKQFAMDVTVPGALPTMVARPPTINGTVVAINNLSAVLAMPGVTDAVAISHGVAIRAQTFGQCIDAIQVVDVTWGPGTVDGESDATVLEKLRAAQLPMIVPPLLSQTVDAEFVFAFASNAPLEPDCAIADVRGDRAEIWASLKVPIVAQSEIAAQLGLPVEAVTVHVTQGGGSFGRHLFHDVAAEAAQASQKMGKAVKLSWSRTDSFRQGRVHPMCTSRVRMNYLLGNVLSYEQRHTGVQTDFGHGLGEMITATAASLPVAGNLTFAETIFELTQSSPYDFGVTTQLLNEIPVEFNTGSMRNIYSPNVVCAQELTVDRVAARMGQDPVTFRRGFLRDQKVLAVLDKAADLGQWGRPMPAGTAQGIAVHTEYRAAIAVLVEIDCTPATVDRPIQDGVGGPRVTKALIVVDPGLCINPTGLEAQMIGGMQDGIALALTSSLHVQNGIPLEGSWDNYFYTREWNTPPDLQVVIMPNTSDTPSGAGELGVAPAFAAVACAYARATGTMPTYFPINHNAPLGFTPLPLEPSTPQSPTDGLAHTF from the coding sequence ATGGCTGACCACGGCAGTTCGCAGCGGCAGGACACAGCCGAGCCCGATGCCGGCTTGCGGCGGCGGCGCTTCCTCGGCTTCCTGGTCGCCGCGCCGACGCTGGCCGTGGCGGTCGACTGGGCTCAGCCGGCCCCCGCCGGGGCGGCCGTGGTGACCCTGCCGCAGCCGGAGGACCTGTTCGATCTGGGCGACATGCAGAACCTGGCCGCGGCTCCGACCTCCGGCCTGATCTCGGTGCGGCTCGACGCGGACGGGACCGCTTTCTTCGCCGTGCCCCGGGCCGAGGTCGGGCAGGGGATGACCACGGCCGTCGCGATGATGGTGTCCGAGGAGCTGGACCTGCCGCTGGACCGGATCGTGGTCGGGCTGGCCGACGCGCGGCCCGAGCTGCTGATGAACCAGCTCACCGGCGGCTCGAACTCCATGCGGAGCATGTACCTCCCGGTGCGTACCGCCGCCGCGATCGCCCGGCAGCGGCTCGTCGACACCGCCGCGGCCCAGTGGAATGTCCCGGCGGCCGACGTGAGCACCGCCGCGGGCGTGGTCAGCGGGCCCGGCGGGCTCAGCGCGACCTATGGTTCGCTGGCCACGGCGGCGGCCGCCGACCAGACGGTCGCCGTGACCGCCTCGCTCAAGTCCCCGGCGCAGTTCGGGGTGCTCGGTACGCCGCGGGGCCGCATCGACGCGCGGGACATCGTGACCGGCCGCAAGCAGTTCGCGATGGACGTCACGGTGCCCGGTGCGCTGCCCACGATGGTCGCGCGCCCGCCGACGATCAACGGCACGGTCGTGGCGATCAACAACCTGTCCGCGGTCCTGGCCATGCCGGGCGTCACCGACGCCGTCGCGATCAGCCACGGCGTCGCCATCCGGGCTCAGACGTTCGGGCAGTGCATCGACGCGATCCAGGTCGTCGACGTGACGTGGGGCCCGGGCACCGTGGACGGCGAGTCGGACGCGACGGTGCTGGAGAAGCTGCGGGCCGCGCAGCTGCCGATGATCGTGCCCCCGCTGTTGAGCCAGACCGTCGACGCCGAGTTCGTGTTCGCCTTCGCCAGCAACGCCCCGCTGGAACCGGACTGCGCGATCGCCGATGTGCGCGGCGACCGTGCGGAGATCTGGGCCAGTCTGAAGGTGCCGATCGTCGCGCAGTCCGAGATCGCCGCACAGCTCGGTCTGCCGGTCGAGGCGGTGACCGTGCACGTCACGCAGGGCGGTGGCTCGTTCGGGCGGCACCTGTTCCACGACGTCGCCGCCGAGGCTGCCCAGGCCTCGCAGAAGATGGGCAAGGCGGTCAAGCTCTCCTGGTCCCGGACCGATTCCTTCCGGCAGGGCCGGGTGCATCCGATGTGCACATCGCGGGTGCGGATGAACTACCTGCTCGGCAACGTCCTGAGCTATGAGCAGCGGCACACCGGTGTGCAGACGGACTTCGGGCACGGACTCGGCGAGATGATCACCGCGACCGCCGCGAGTCTGCCCGTGGCCGGGAACCTGACCTTCGCCGAGACGATCTTCGAGCTGACGCAGAGCTCTCCGTACGACTTCGGCGTCACCACCCAGCTGCTCAACGAGATCCCGGTGGAGTTCAACACCGGCAGCATGCGCAACATCTACTCGCCGAACGTCGTGTGCGCGCAGGAGTTGACGGTCGACCGGGTCGCCGCCCGGATGGGTCAGGACCCTGTGACGTTCCGGCGGGGATTCCTGCGCGACCAGAAGGTGCTCGCCGTGCTGGACAAGGCCGCGGACCTCGGCCAGTGGGGCAGGCCGATGCCGGCCGGCACCGCGCAGGGCATCGCCGTGCACACGGAGTACCGCGCCGCGATCGCCGTACTCGTGGAGATCGACTGCACGCCCGCGACCGTCGATCGGCCGATTCAGGACGGCGTGGGCGGGCCGCGCGTGACCAAGGCGCTGATCGTCGTCGACCCGGGCTTGTGCATCAACCCGACAGGACTGGAAGCGCAGATGATCGGCGGCATGCAGGACGGCATCGCGCTGGCTCTGACCTCGAGTCTGCACGTCCAGAACGGGATCCCGCTGGAGGGCAGCTGGGACAACTACTTCTACACGCGCGAGTGGAACACGCCACCGGATCTGCAGGTGGTCATCATGCCGAACACCAGCGACACCCCGAGCGGCGCGGGAGAACTCGGCGTCGCGCCGGCGTTCGCGGCCGTCGCGTGCGCGTACGCCAGGGCCACCGGCACGATGCCGACCTACTTCCCGATCAACCACAACGCGCCGCTGGGGTTCACCCCGCTTCCTCTGGAACCGTCCACGCCGCAGTCGCCCACCGACGGCCTGGCGCATACCTTCTGA
- a CDS encoding helix-turn-helix domain-containing protein yields MADRENPGELGEYLKACRARVRPEQLGVTPYGDRRRVPGLRREELALLAGVSPSYYARLEQGQSRNASPQVLDAIAAALRLAPTERQHLHALAESAGRRRITRPAPVEHADPALLELLGAMREVPALVLGRRGDVLAWNPMCHALLAGHLDRDSTSVPGRRPNMTELVFLDLHTRALYADWDSKARAVVGNLRLAAGAHPDDPALAALIGKLILASREFTTMWADHRVQSCATAAYELHHPIVGTLTVTQQTLRSVERPDQTLITCTAPRESASAAALELLAHVAHQPVRDGAEVAEPEGAEVAELPA; encoded by the coding sequence ATGGCTGATCGCGAGAACCCGGGCGAACTCGGTGAGTACCTCAAGGCGTGCCGCGCGCGCGTCCGGCCCGAGCAACTCGGCGTCACGCCCTACGGCGACCGGCGTCGCGTTCCGGGCCTGCGCCGCGAGGAACTCGCGCTGCTCGCGGGCGTCAGCCCCTCGTACTACGCCCGCCTGGAGCAGGGGCAGTCCCGCAACGCCTCGCCGCAGGTGCTGGACGCGATCGCGGCGGCTCTGCGGCTGGCCCCGACCGAGCGGCAACACCTGCACGCCCTGGCCGAGTCCGCCGGCCGGCGCCGGATCACCCGTCCGGCGCCGGTCGAACACGCCGATCCGGCCCTGCTCGAGCTGCTCGGCGCGATGCGGGAGGTCCCGGCGCTCGTCCTGGGCAGGCGCGGCGACGTGCTGGCCTGGAACCCGATGTGCCACGCCCTGCTGGCCGGCCACCTCGACCGCGACAGCACCTCGGTCCCCGGCCGCCGTCCCAACATGACCGAGCTGGTCTTCCTCGACCTCCACACCCGCGCCCTCTACGCGGACTGGGACAGCAAAGCCCGAGCCGTCGTGGGCAACCTGCGCCTGGCGGCCGGAGCCCACCCCGACGACCCGGCCCTGGCCGCCCTGATCGGCAAGCTGATCCTGGCCAGCCGGGAGTTCACCACGATGTGGGCCGACCACCGGGTCCAATCCTGTGCGACCGCCGCCTACGAGCTCCACCACCCGATCGTGGGAACCCTGACCGTCACCCAGCAGACCCTGCGCTCGGTCGAACGACCCGACCAGACCCTCATCACGTGCACCGCTCCGCGGGAATCCGCGTCCGCCGCGGCGCTGGAGCTCCTGGCCCATGTGGCACATCAGCCGGTCCGCGACGGTGCCGAGGTGGCAGAACCAGAAGGTGCCGAGGTGGCAGAACTACCGGCCTGA
- a CDS encoding MBL fold metallo-hydrolase, with product MNEITIGDVTVARVEELHGPVGMTPEQFFPGWPDRDWQDNRHWLVPDHLGAEDRIVQVAFQTFALRSEGRIILVDTGIGNDKTRSAVPAWDHLSSGYLDNLARAGIRPEEVDLVINTHLHVDHIGWNTRLEGGRWVPTFPNATYLMPRLDVEHFDPSKNPDIANGVNAGAFEDSVEPIRAAGLVQLWEGEHTVDGNLRLVAAPGHTPGASVLQLTSGTDRALFAGDLMHTPLQVSHPDHHSCFCEDPATARTTRRDLLGWAADNTALVLPAHFSGQTALEVVRSGSAFAIKDWGPFPAY from the coding sequence ATGAACGAGATCACCATCGGCGACGTCACCGTCGCCCGCGTCGAGGAGCTGCACGGGCCGGTCGGCATGACCCCGGAGCAGTTCTTCCCCGGCTGGCCCGACCGGGACTGGCAGGACAACCGGCACTGGCTCGTCCCGGACCACCTGGGTGCCGAGGACCGGATCGTGCAGGTCGCGTTCCAGACCTTCGCCCTGCGCAGCGAAGGCCGGATCATCCTGGTCGACACCGGGATCGGCAACGACAAGACCCGCTCGGCGGTCCCCGCCTGGGACCACCTGTCCTCGGGCTACCTGGACAACCTCGCCCGCGCGGGAATCCGCCCCGAGGAGGTGGACCTGGTCATCAACACCCACCTGCACGTCGACCACATCGGCTGGAACACCCGGCTGGAGGGCGGACGGTGGGTGCCGACCTTCCCCAACGCGACCTACCTGATGCCCCGGCTCGACGTCGAGCACTTCGATCCCTCGAAGAACCCGGATATCGCGAACGGGGTGAACGCCGGCGCCTTCGAGGACAGCGTCGAACCGATCCGCGCCGCGGGTCTGGTCCAGCTGTGGGAGGGCGAGCACACGGTGGACGGCAACCTGCGCCTGGTGGCGGCGCCGGGCCACACACCGGGCGCGTCCGTCCTCCAGCTGACCTCGGGCACCGACCGCGCCCTGTTCGCCGGCGACCTGATGCACACCCCGCTCCAGGTCTCCCACCCCGACCACCACAGCTGCTTCTGCGAGGACCCGGCCACGGCCCGGACCACCCGCCGCGACCTGCTCGGCTGGGCCGCGGACAACACGGCGCTGGTCCTGCCCGCGCACTTCAGCGGACAGACGGCGTTGGAGGTCGTCCGCAGCGGCAGCGCGTTCGCGATCAAGGACTGGGGTCCGTTCCCCGCGTACTGA
- a CDS encoding zf-HC2 domain-containing protein, producing the protein MSSRNRNTQPGPEHTAANSEALAAYVLNALEPEQQAAMQQHLQDCDICYLEYTSLGVLPGLLDSLSPEDIRELTATVTRRAGAQAGQPASVTGARPDRSARPARSWSRRRRALLAGGAFSAAMVATGFAPAYADSTPPAAHPGETAKPAPDPSAAPDAAAAAVVLTVSAQSLPEDLTALDVELRSPRALRECVLEVTTDDGARIEACRWSGTPSTRVVFSGDIPLAAARLRAVAVFTGDGTVLARHELP; encoded by the coding sequence ATGAGCTCAAGGAACCGCAACACCCAGCCGGGACCGGAACACACCGCGGCGAACAGTGAGGCGCTCGCGGCGTATGTCCTCAACGCCTTGGAGCCCGAGCAGCAGGCCGCGATGCAGCAGCACCTCCAGGACTGCGACATCTGTTACCTGGAGTACACGAGTCTGGGTGTACTGCCCGGTCTGCTGGACTCGCTCTCGCCGGAGGACATCAGGGAACTGACGGCGACGGTCACACGGCGTGCCGGGGCGCAGGCCGGGCAGCCCGCGAGCGTGACCGGCGCCCGCCCCGATCGCTCGGCACGGCCGGCGCGGTCGTGGTCCCGCCGACGGCGCGCACTGCTGGCCGGCGGCGCGTTCTCGGCCGCGATGGTCGCCACCGGCTTCGCCCCCGCCTACGCGGACAGCACACCGCCGGCCGCGCACCCCGGCGAGACGGCGAAGCCGGCGCCGGACCCGTCGGCGGCACCGGACGCGGCAGCGGCGGCGGTGGTGCTGACTGTGTCGGCGCAGAGCCTGCCCGAGGACCTGACCGCCCTGGACGTGGAACTCCGCTCACCCCGGGCGCTCCGCGAGTGTGTGTTGGAAGTGACGACGGACGACGGCGCGCGCATCGAAGCCTGCCGCTGGTCCGGTACGCCGAGCACCCGCGTGGTGTTCAGCGGCGACATCCCGCTGGCGGCCGCGCGGCTGCGGGCGGTGGCCGTTTTCACCGGGGACGGCACGGTTCTGGCGCGGCACGAGCTTCCTTAG
- a CDS encoding nitrate- and nitrite sensing domain-containing protein: MTRPRRGLLIRHKLHLLVAVPLVGLLLATAPLIDDRVSRASQASDLAGLMTAADRIGALVQDVQQERLLSISYLASPDAAPNAVVVQEALVSGAAADLRRSLGRRLTPELTAALDGVDGLGPLRQQVLHQTVTPNRLNSAYDTVVGALIDAIGLIHPRDATVAGSADQAALDALFRADQYRGTAGAALLASLAAPAGAAGALGAAGRAEQAEAVEVDRFKELATADQARLFRLAEFGTASALVNDLQGQIETAHGAPADAQAGSAPSPASQTQTQTQTQTQPADDRRVLVDRLADAVTAQYGLRVLVEEKIAHDISTEAEHAAHTERIAALGFGVAVEALVVVVIWLSISIRRSISEPLRGLTEAATEVADLADSELRRVADVDDSGPRAPMPRLAAVRLTSRDEVGTLAEAFNRVQATSARLLERQILSRRNVAVMYGSIGRRTLNLVRRQLALIDELEAGEADADRLDRLFRLDHAASRLRRSAHSLIVLSGTPYEDGAPGEPLTLYDAVRAAQSDIDDYRRVVLTSVVEDLLRPRTAGDVVLVLAELLANAVAFSPPDSKVEVAAYSIGGDRCVRIVDHGVGMPADRIEEENTRLVSRERLDLAPTDLLGLFVVGRLARRHGLSVRLSESPGGGVTAVVVIPDRLFVAGTEKGGAEGGIPPEVAEAIRRAMTAWSGEGVGRQLPAQRAGASAPDPDDALPAWQPSRDPGAVPFRLDRRVPGATMAPRTGGTPGTPSPTPDPEAVRAEIEAFEAGEARAAAETSVEKQ; the protein is encoded by the coding sequence ATGACCCGCCCCCGGCGCGGGCTGCTCATTCGGCACAAGCTCCACCTGCTCGTGGCCGTTCCGCTCGTGGGGCTGCTCCTGGCGACCGCGCCGCTCATCGATGACCGGGTGAGCCGTGCTTCGCAGGCTTCGGATCTGGCCGGCTTGATGACGGCGGCCGACCGGATCGGCGCGCTGGTGCAGGACGTGCAGCAGGAGCGGCTGTTGTCGATCTCCTATCTGGCCTCGCCGGACGCCGCGCCGAACGCCGTGGTGGTCCAGGAGGCGCTGGTGTCCGGGGCGGCGGCCGATCTGCGCCGGTCCCTGGGCCGCCGGCTCACCCCGGAGTTGACCGCCGCCCTGGACGGCGTGGACGGCCTCGGCCCGCTGCGCCAGCAGGTGCTGCACCAGACCGTGACGCCGAACCGGCTCAATTCCGCCTACGACACCGTGGTCGGCGCCTTGATCGATGCGATCGGCCTGATCCACCCCCGGGACGCCACGGTCGCCGGCAGCGCGGACCAAGCCGCGCTCGACGCGCTGTTCCGCGCCGATCAGTACCGCGGCACAGCCGGTGCGGCACTGCTGGCCTCGCTCGCGGCGCCGGCCGGCGCCGCGGGGGCGCTCGGCGCGGCCGGCCGCGCCGAGCAGGCCGAGGCCGTGGAGGTCGACCGGTTCAAGGAACTGGCCACGGCCGACCAGGCGCGGCTGTTCCGCCTGGCCGAGTTCGGCACGGCCTCCGCGCTCGTCAACGATCTGCAGGGCCAGATCGAGACCGCGCACGGTGCCCCCGCTGATGCCCAGGCCGGGTCCGCCCCGAGCCCGGCTTCGCAGACCCAGACCCAGACGCAGACACAGACCCAGCCCGCCGACGACCGCAGGGTCCTGGTCGACCGCCTCGCCGACGCCGTCACGGCCCAGTACGGCCTGCGAGTCCTGGTCGAGGAGAAGATCGCCCACGACATCTCCACCGAGGCCGAGCATGCCGCGCACACCGAGCGGATCGCCGCCCTCGGTTTCGGCGTGGCGGTGGAAGCCCTGGTCGTCGTGGTCATCTGGCTCAGCATCAGCATCCGTCGGTCGATCTCCGAACCGCTGCGCGGCCTGACCGAGGCCGCGACCGAGGTCGCCGACCTGGCCGACTCCGAGCTGCGCCGGGTCGCCGACGTCGACGACTCCGGGCCGCGCGCGCCGATGCCGCGCCTGGCGGCGGTCCGCCTCACCAGCCGCGACGAGGTCGGCACGCTGGCCGAGGCGTTCAACCGGGTGCAGGCCACCTCGGCGCGGCTGCTGGAGCGGCAGATCCTCAGCCGGCGCAATGTGGCCGTGATGTACGGCAGCATCGGGCGGCGCACCCTGAACCTGGTGCGCCGGCAGCTGGCGCTCATCGACGAACTCGAAGCCGGGGAGGCGGACGCCGACCGCCTCGACCGGCTGTTCCGGCTCGACCACGCCGCCTCCAGGCTGCGCCGCAGCGCCCACAGCCTCATCGTGCTGTCCGGCACCCCGTACGAGGACGGAGCCCCCGGCGAGCCGCTGACCTTGTATGACGCCGTCCGCGCCGCGCAAAGCGACATCGACGACTACCGTCGCGTGGTCCTGACCTCGGTCGTCGAGGACCTCCTGCGGCCCCGCACGGCCGGCGACGTCGTCCTGGTCCTGGCCGAGCTGCTGGCCAACGCGGTCGCCTTCTCGCCGCCGGACAGCAAGGTCGAGGTCGCGGCCTACAGCATCGGCGGCGACCGGTGCGTGCGGATCGTGGACCACGGCGTGGGCATGCCCGCGGACCGGATCGAGGAGGAGAACACGCGCCTGGTCTCGCGCGAACGGCTGGACTTGGCGCCGACCGACCTGCTGGGCCTGTTCGTGGTCGGCCGGCTTGCTCGGCGGCACGGGCTCAGCGTGCGGTTGTCCGAGTCTCCCGGCGGCGGGGTCACGGCGGTCGTCGTCATTCCCGACCGGCTGTTCGTGGCGGGTACCGAGAAGGGCGGGGCGGAGGGCGGGATCCCACCAGAGGTCGCCGAGGCGATCCGTCGTGCGATGACGGCGTGGAGCGGGGAAGGCGTGGGACGACAGCTTCCCGCCCAGAGGGCCGGCGCGTCGGCTCCGGACCCCGACGACGCGCTGCCGGCCTGGCAGCCGTCCCGGGACCCCGGCGCCGTCCCGTTCCGGCTGGACCGGCGCGTGCCCGGGGCCACCATGGCGCCCCGAACCGGCGGCACGCCCGGCACGCCGTCACCGACACCGGACCCGGAGGCGGTTCGCGCCGAGATCGAGGCCTTCGAAGCGGGAGAGGCGCGCGCCGCTGCGGAGACGAGCGTGGAGAAGCAATGA
- a CDS encoding transposase — protein MDGDLTDAQWALLEPLLPVPTARGKGGRPRYRSRRELIDGIRWRFRESGRWDRVPDRYGPHQTTYALFYAWRKDGTWERLVSALGAGPEARTIIPWASTAGGAKR, from the coding sequence ATGGACGGCGACCTCACTGATGCCCAGTGGGCTCTGCTTGAGCCGTTGTTGCCCGTTCCGACGGCGCGCGGGAAGGGCGGACGGCCTCGTTACCGGTCGCGGCGCGAGCTGATCGACGGCATCCGCTGGCGGTTTCGTGAGAGTGGGCGCTGGGACCGGGTTCCTGACCGTTACGGGCCCCACCAGACCACATATGCCCTTTTCTACGCGTGGCGGAAAGACGGCACGTGGGAGCGGCTGGTCTCGGCTCTGGGCGCCGGTCCGGAGGCACGCACCATCATTCCGTGGGCCTCCACGGCAGGGGGCGCCAAGCGCTGA